ATATAGTCCATCCACCGCAATATATGGGGGCATTTCTGCAACTCACTGTCACTAAGATGGCACTGAAACAGGCAATATAAAATTAGAACTTGGGGAAGTATTTTGCAGATTTAAGAATATTCAAGgataaagaagaaaacatcaaaataGTAGCCCACAAACCATGTATATTAGAATTTGATAGTGTGAATTACATTTCAGAGAAACAATGCTTGATTTTAGAATTCCTGCAGTCAACCTTTCAGCTTAATATGACAAAGGTTCTTAGATTGGCCACaagaaaataatatatttgtCATTCAAATTTACTTCCGAAATATTATTATTCCACAATTTTTTACTAAATAATACTCGTACTACAGAACCTAGTACTAAAACATATGCAATCgagtcaaaaaaaatatctgaaaactgaaaagaCATCTATTTAGTTGTAAGTTTTAACACAGAGATcacaaaataataaaaaataaacatctGATGGTGGTCGTGTAAATAGGTAAAGTTTCATCATACATACCATGAAAACATGTACAGTGGCAAACACAACAATGTCTGCAACTGATGGTTTAAATCCACCGGCCAATAGTACCGACATCTGGGACAAATGTTGGTTTAAGTTACCAAGCAACACATGCTGTTCTCCGTCACTTTGAACAAAATTGCTGGAAAATTCAACCCACTTCTTTACCTAAATGAAGAAAAGGAGATCATATGTCGGTAGACAGTAGAATGAGTGTACACTGCACATACATGCAAGTGGAATGAGTGTACACTGCACATACGTGCAAACACAATACCTCATCCTGCGATGGGTTCACAATATGTGAGAACAGGCTTGCAATATCACTCTCCTTGATAATTGTACTGGATATGTCGCTCTGTAATACTTATCACAGAAATTAGTAACAGCTCCCAGCAAATACAGCTTGACAAGACtgagaaaaatatgttaaaACAAAGTAGTAGCAAATTACAACAAATAATACAGTACGTACTACTCATCATTGGTTGTGCACACTGCACTAGACAAGTCGGTCCAGGAGTATCCACAACAACCATCACTATAAGTTTCTCAATTAGTGATGTAACAAACCATGACCAGGCAGCAGTTAAAGACATGGACAAAACATAACACAAACATTTTGAACAAGAAAATACAGTACTAACAACAACTAAGTAAGAGACTATGCATACTTGTTCGAGATCTCTGTACGTACAATCTACTTAGAACTAACTTTTCAGGCTCCATCTTGTGCGACTAAACTACACTATCTTCTGGACACTGAACATGTTAGATAGAAGCTCAAAAAATGTGCAGCTTGCTAGAGTACGCTCTTGGCAAATAAAAGAGCCCCTTTCTGGTTCTTGGCATAATTAACTCAAATAAGAGAGAAGCGCGACCATAATAACCAGAATGTTCAGTTCCATTCTGAAAGATAACAATTATTTAGCATGAAAATGAATGTTAGATTTCTCTCTCTTGCCTATTAAGATGTCTGACTACAAATGTAGTGTTATCACTTTATTTTGCACAACACATATAACTTGCCATTTTTTTAACTTGCTTAACATATCATCTATCTAAATACTAGTACTATATTATTTTTACACAGCAGAATGACCCCAGTAAGAAAAATGGAAAGGTTCGTTGGACGAAATTAACAATTATTATTGGGattcctaaaaaaatcaagcagtTTAACCGTAGGTGACTTAGATGTCTTCACTTTCCCAAGTAAATCGACATACCTGAATTCCCCATCACAGCATAGTTACAGCATGAGATTTGTCCCGCGAGACCATTCAAACATACTATTGTCGAACTAAACCATGACCAAATCCCAAGAATATGCATTCAAATATATCAGCACGCACCAGTAAGAAAGGAAGGACATGCCCACATAACCAGTAAACAGCAAAAACGGAACGCTATCGCTCCGAGCCTACAAAGCAACAAAAATCGGAACCCAGAGTTCTAAGATTCAATCGAATGCTGGGGAACCTACCGGATCACGATTTAGGTGCTTGCATAGCGCGTATGACATCGCCTGCTTGCTCTGCGCGaagtccgccgccgccgccatgagcgCGTCGAGTTTTTTCCACGAGCAAGGAGGGATGGGGAAGTGGAGAAGAGGATGGCTTAGGGTCTAGTCAGTAGTGGGCCAGTGGTCAGCTTAGTTTGGGCGATATTGAGGCTTTACCTATTTGGGCTTGGCCTCTTCTTATGGGCTCACCAAATGGTTGGCCTGCGAGAGCCTCTCGTTGAATCTTGTTCCAAGTCAGTCCACGCGAGCAAGATGCGATTATTTCAGACTTCAGATTgtgctcaaaaaaaaatcagactTCAGACTACCTAAAAAAAGAGTTCAGACGAGAGCAAGTTAAATACCAAAACCAAATCTTCCGTGTTACCTTCAACGTATACCAGATGCTTGTATTCTGCTAAAGTTGCCAGTATtttccactttttttttgcaaaacaatATTTGCTAAAGTAGACTATTCAAATTGATGTCACACTTTTTTAGGCCAAAGAAATTGAGTTATACCAAATGTGTGTGGCTAAGGTTCAGTTTGGGGTTGCTGAACCGTGTTAAACTTATTTTCTTATCtcctataaaaaaaactacacaAAAAGTAAGAAAAAGTTGGTTTGCCAAAAGGAAGAATGGACAAAAACTGGTTGAAAACACTAGATTGTCATCATCTTTCTTAATGTCAAACTCAGCTTAAGTTGTAGAAAAATCTCCGGCTATGAATTGGAAAGTACCTAAAACATGTTATAGAAATACAATACGTCATCTCCTGATGATGTCGTATTTTGGAATCAATGTTTAAAGGAATAAAATTGATTAAATAAAtgtgaagaaaaaatattaaatccatcacaatggaaaaaaaattatcttaTTTTTTGTCACGAATAGATCATCACATGGTTCAAAAAAatctcatgcatttttcaTTTATCTCTGTTTCGCATCGTCAATTATCTTACACGACCTTGATAACAGGAGGCTGGAATCATCCATCATGCATGATTTTGATATTCATGTGGTGAAGCGTGGCATGCCAAGTTGCCGAAACAGGTCCGCAAAATTAGAGTATAATGCACTCACTGTCACTGAACTTGGTTTCGATTCTCAATTTAATCATTGTATTTTGGAAATCGAAAATTACGGTCCGTGAACTTAACGAAATATCCCACATATGGTCACCGGTACCGTATTTTGTATGTATTGGTCTGTAGCCAGTGCTAGCTCAGCTCAGATTTTCACATTTTGCCCCCTGAAAAAATGCAAAGAAAAAGGGCTCTAGGTCCTCGTGGATTATTTTTAGGAGGAAAAATGCAAGAATCCGAACCGAGCTGGCACAGGTTACGGATTCATACGTTCAAAATACGGTCCCGTTGACTATATGTGGAATATTTCATCAAGGTAACGGACCGTAACTTTCGATTTAAAAAATACCGTGATTAAATTGAGAATCGAAATAAAGTTGAATGACCGTGAATTTTGTGCCGAAACGATTAAACATCACCCGTCCGTTCTAAGCATGTACTGTTCCACTGTCAGCGATGGTTGACAATCTGACGCAGCGTGAACAGAGAATCCACCGCGCCCCGTGGGTAAAGTACGGGACGGGCTTCTGTCGTGCCGGCGGGCACGGCGCTTCGCGGCACATGGCCTCACAGTTTTTGCCTGCGATGCACGCAGATGTCATACTGGGGCTCCAGCATCGACGCAGCACGACGACGCCACCGCCGGTTTCACAGTTTCACGGCTTCGGTTGCAACGCATTCAATTCCAAGTTCAAGCCATAAACCCCACTGTTCCGCCACGCCAGCGGCCAGCGGAAGGAAAGCTGCGTAAAAAGGCCCGAAAGCAACGAGACGACGGCACGCGACAAAGAGATTCCGTCGCCAGCACTTCGCCTGTTGGCCACCACCGGCGAGGCCTGAACCCTGAAGCCGTGAAGGCGTGACACTGACGGGCTGCGCATGCATTCAGAACGCCACCTCCCTGGCGGGCATGCAGAAGAAGCCTTTAAATGCGACCAACCACTAGAGCCTTGCTCGTAGTAAATGAAGCTCGGCTCCTATACTATACGATCGGCCCGGTGGGTGGTCCTGATTCGTGTGCCTGCCGAAAGCCCGAACGAAACCTGTGTGCGTACCAGGCTCCGTCCGGCCAGGGCGATCCAGCGGCGGAAAGCACGGGCACGATGCGGGCGCGGTGCCGTGCCGTTCgttgcccgccgccgcacgccacGGCAAAATCTGGCTCGATCCGCCTGCCTGCCGTGCGTTCCAATCTGGCTGGGAAAACACAAGTTTCCGACGACTTCACTTCGTATCTACAGTATTCAGCTCTAAAACCCATTTAACACCGGCACCCATACAGTAGTGCTCCATGTCTGTCCTCTGCTGGGTTCTTTGTAAAGACAACGTTCTTGGAAGACGGAGACATCGATTTTTGGTGTATGCAGATTTGTTCGTAGGAGAAACATTTCAGTAGGACATGTGCTGGTCAAAGCTTTGTAGTTGTACTAGGTGCCGGGTCTCCGACTCTCCCTGCGCGCGAGAGAGGAGGAAAGCAATGAGTTTCGCCTTCGAATCTTCGCAACAGCAAACGACAAGCCGGCCGGCGACCCCCCCCACGGCGCTAACCCCGATTTGTTCTCCAGCGACATGGCGCTAACATATTATACTCTGTGCGGTCGCTTTGTTTCATGTGTAGTAGACTCCGGGAACAGGAATACTGGATCTGTATGTCAAACAAAACTGTCTTCCTGTCGAGATTTTATCGTTTTAAACACTTCCATGTCAAGTCCAATGGCATGCTTGCACTGCAACCGTAGAAAGTAGAACAATTCACCAGGATTCTACTATGAAAAGTTGCATGCCACGCTCTTTATATTttcctcaagaaaaaaagaaatcgtCTACAACTAATTAGTATAAAATATTTTGTGGAACCTTGTGCTTTGGAAATCCAATCAATGTCCATGTCTCGTCGACGTTGCTTTCGAGTGAATCAAAAGCAAGGCCCTGCTCACTCCTACTCGTGGGGTATGTGTAAACTTTATGTAGGTTTCAATAGGATAACGAATTCCACGTTGCTACCAGTGCTGCTACTACACTCAACGGACATTGGACAACAGGCATACTCTACTAGCTGATCTCCCGCGATTAAGGGCTAGTTGTGTGGGTACGCAAGCATGCTCCTTTGAATCTCCATCGTCGCTCATCGCATCCTCAAcaacgatcacgagatcgagTACGCAGGCTTCATTTTGTGTCGGTGCTTTTTAGGCCGGGCGACAAAATAAGATTTCAATACTAGTACTGTAGTACTATCTCTTTTAGCACCCGTATCTCCATTCATTGGAGATGAAAAGGGTAGAGAGACCCAGAGACGGATTCAGTGGAATTCGAGAGAAATGGAAGGAACAGCGCCATTGTTCCCAGAGATTCCCTCTCACCCACGGGCCACGGCAACGGCGCCCCACGGGGCCCGTCTCGCTCCAGCTCCTCCGAGCACTGCATCGAAGCCTTTGCCGCTATGCTATGTTTCCTCTGAACGACAGATCTGAgggggcagcagcagaagagcGAGTGAGCGCTGCCGGTACAGTGTTACTCCAGCGTTATGGCACGAGGTGGAGCAAAAGGTTCGGTGCTCACATTGAAAGCTATTCAATTCGTTTGGTTTGTGACTGGTGCGGTGTGCCGGCGTGGGAGCACAGGAGCAGTCACTGCCCAGCTTTTTGGAAGCTTCACAGGGACACTAGCACAGGACAGAATTCATGGATCCTCGCATCAACGGGCCCTTTTTAATCTGGAGGAGAAAAGGCCCGGTGTTCCTGTTCCCCCCAAGTCAACAGCTTGGTAGACTCTGGATCCGGAGGCCAATCTGGAGATTCTCCAGACATGGGAGATTAGAGTAATGGAATAAGAAAAGTCGTTGCTGTGGATATTTATTACTAAAAAGTTGTCCTTATGCATTTGCTATAGGCTAATCAAACCAGCAGTGTAAAAAAGATCAGTACAAGTACGGCAGTACTGTAGTTCTTCCGGACCTTTCAGAATCAATAGCATCCAGCAAAACCGAAATGAGCACACATTGTAACGCAAGAGATGTTCAGGAATGTAGCAGTAGCAATCTGTAAATCAAATTCACATTTATCAGCAGAACTAGCTaagaacaacatcagtaattTAGTTGTGCAAAGATGACATCAAAACAGGGTGGCCATGCGATATTGAGGCGGTACCCACATGGATGGCCACAAGAGCAGATGAGCTACAGTTTCTTCCAAGGAACGGACCAAATAATCACAGCCAAGCAACAAACAGCCTTGCATCCCACTAAAATTTCAGACAAACTACAAACTACAAGCATTTCATGATCCATCCCACTCTTTGGTTCCTCTGTTCCTCCCCCACTGGGCATCATATATGCATCTCACAAaacgaaagaaaaaagaaacctcAGGACCACAAAGAACAGAGTTCTAAAAGAGACCTTAGACCAGCTCATCCCCTGGACTCTCCTGAGGATTCCTCACCAGCTCAAGTATACTCACCACCTCGCCCATGTCTGGCCGGTTTGATGGCACCTGCGAGGTGCAAACCAGCCCCAGCTTGATGATCGGGATGGCCTCTTCCATCGGAAATTCACCACACAGCCGCTGATCCATGCAGTCCTCCAGCCTGTCTTCCTCCAGCGCACTTCTCACCACATCACATAGCACGACAACATCATCTTCCAAGTACTCAACGGGCCTTCTGCCTGTCAAGATCTCCAGTGCAAGCACCCCAAAGCCATAGACGTCGCACTTCTCAGTGATCTTCACTGTCTTGCATGTAAATTCTGGTGCCATGTAACCAAGTGCACTCTGGATCTTACTGCTAAGGACATACCGGTCTAGCATTGGCAGCAGCTTTGCAAGACCATAGTCACCGACCCTAGGTTCACCGTTGCTGTCCAGCAGCACATTGCTCGATTTTAGATTGTAATGGACGACCCCATGCTGGTGGAGATGCATCAGTCCCCTAGCAACTCCGATGATAATGTCAAACCTCTCCATCCAGGAAAGTGAGTTCTCTTCCGTGCACTCATGCAAGTGTTTATGCAAATTTCCTCCAGGCAGGTAATCATATATGAGGAGCTGCAGTGACGAAGTCCAGTAAAAGCCTCTCAATGTGACAATATTGTGGTGTCGCACCTTGCTAAGCAACTTCACCTGTCGCTCAAAGTCATCCCTTGACTTGACCAAGCTAGACACAGTGAGTTTCTTGATGGCTACCGGCTGGCCGTCTCTGAGAACTGTCTTGTACACTGCACCAAAGCCTCCTCGCCCAAGCTCACAATCCTTATTCAACAACGCATGCCCACCGGCACTGAACTCTGGGCTACCTTTACCAAACATGACAAGCTTCCCGGAGCTAGCATCATTCTCCGGGGATTGGCTAAGGTAATCGTCAGATAGTGCGATAGCAGGCTTTGAGCGGGAGGCAGCTGCACGGACACGACGGTTGAGCACAGTTACAGTGATAACTCCAATAGCAATGGCAGCACCACCAGCAATGGCAATGAGGGTGGAGACACTCAGTATGATTTTCTTGTGGTGCATGCTGCTAGGGGAACTTGGGGTGGCTTGAGACAAGGGGTTCAGCGAGGAATTAGGGTTCAGAACAATCGGCTTTGGCATGACCGTACTGCAGGAATTATTCTTTCGAGAACTGCATAGTCCAGAATTATCAGATAGGAAGTAGGCAGGGATGTTGTCGAAGAATCTGCTCTTTGGCAGACCACCTGATAGTGAGTTGTGGGAgacgtcaaagatgtgcaagcTGGGCAGATTGGATAGCTCCACTGGCAGGGTCCCATTCAGCTTGTTCTGGGAGAGATTAACCACCTGGAGACTGGTGAGGTTGCCCAGGGCGCTAGGAATCGATCCTGTGAATTCGTTGTGCGAAAAATCCCTGCAATTCAAGAGCACAACAGCGTATCAATGAAAATGACTCTTAATGTTCAGTCACAACCAAGTAAATTTAagttcaaatttatttatcaGCAGGCCTCATTTTTGGATACTGCTAATGTTCGGCCAGAACCAAGTAGCACTGAGTTTGGATTTATTATATCAGTGAgctatacatttttttatttgaagacAGTCTGCTAAGTTGAACACAAGAACCCAAATTCGGACACATGTACATTTGACGTAGTTTAGAGCGtatccaaaaaaaatgacGACCCAGGCACTGGATACGAGCACAACAACATGACAGCGACCCACATTTTGCGGTTTTCggttcgaaaagaaaaaaataagacaACACTGTCATATCACTTTCTACAACGTCTCTGCAACCTAGGAAACTGAAAGCAATCAAAGCATGCAACAAttacaaaaaacaaatgacCTAGTCAACTTCACTTAGCAAGCAGTCTGAATGACGTCAAATTTAATTCCACAAAAAAAGGCTAGAATTCACTTACAATGCAACGAGGGACCTGCAGCTCCCAATTTGTGCAGGGATGCGGCCGGTGAGCGAATTCCTCCCCATCCGCAGCTCCCGGAGCGCCACGGCGCCGCCAATCTCCGGTGGCATGCTTCCATTGAGGTGGTTAGCGCTCGCATCCAGCACCTCCAGCAGTCTCATCCCGCCAATGCCGGCAGGCATCTGCCCCGATATGGAATTCGATGACAGGTTCAGAGACTGCAAACTCGCAAAGGTAGGAATCTGCGGCGGGATCCCGCCAGAAAACCCGTTGCTCGACAGGTCCAGCGAACGCAACGACAACGCAGCATCTCCAGGGACCTTGACCCACCCGTAGAGCTTGTTGCCGGCAACCGAGACGCTCTGCAGAGGCAGGCCGAACACCCACCAGGGGAGCTCCCCGGTGAGCGCGTTCCGGCTGAGGTCGGCCTCCACCATGTTCTTGCAGttggcgatgtcgtcggggatGGCGCCCGTGAAGCGATTGCCCGACAAGTCAAGCCGCTCAAGCGCCCACATCTCCCCGATCCAGGCAGGCACCTCCCCAACGAGCGCATTGCTGCCGACCCCAAGGAACCGTAGCCCGGACAGCCTCCGAAGAGAATCCGGCAAACCGCCAGTGAAAAAATTACGCCCTAGATCCAGCGACttgagcagcgccgcctccccgaTATCAGCCGGAATTTCCCCAGCAAAGAGGTTATGGCTCAAATCCACCGCCCGCAACGAGCTGCTGCGGGGGAATCCACCAGGAACACTGCCGGACAGCGCATTGCCGGAGAGGTCCAGAGAGCGGAGCGAAGGCAAGGACCAGAGACCATCAGGGATGGGACCCGCAAGGCGGTTGGAGGAGAGGTTGAGGGAGACGAGCGACGAGCAGGACGCGACATCGGTGGGAATGTAGCCGGAGAGTTCGTTGTGGGCGAGGGATAGGCTGCGGATTTCACGGCATTGGGCGAAGAGGTCGGCGGGCACGGCCGCCGCGAGGCGATTGGAGGAGAGGTCGAGGGAGCGGAGGCGGGTGAgggagccgaggagggaggggagcACGGGACCAGAGAGGTTGTTGCCGGGGAGGGAGAGGGTGAGGAGCGcgtcgaggcggaggagcgcgcggggGAGGCGGCCCGAGAGCGACTCGGCCGCGAGCGAGAGCGAGGTCACGCGGCCTGTGCGCGCGTCGCAGCCGACGCCCGGCCAGGAGCAGGGGCGGTCGTCGTCCTCCGTCCACGCGGCGAGGCGGCCCAGCGGGTCCGCGACGCCGGTCTTGAAGACCACCAGCGCGAGCACGTCGTCGGTGAGAGCGGCGGTGGTCGCGGCCGccacgaggaggagggcgccgaggagcagcgcgggagcggcggaggtggcggccgccatcgcgacggcgcgggaggggaggggaagggAAGCGTGAGGGTGGTGGGATCACGCCGGAGCTTTGTCCATATGCGCGGAGCAGGCTTTGGAGAGGTCAGAGGTAGGGTGGTGCAGCGGCGAGGATGTGAACTGTCACCCCTCTGGAGCAGTGGGGGGCTCCCTTTGCGCTATTAATGTGCTATGCGGGTAGAACAAACACGAATAGACAAAATGATTCGATTTCTCTCTtcatttcaaaagaaacaatcgCTAGTAGCTTAACTCAATTGCCCACCTTATTTTGTTGATGGTTTCCGTCAGCCATACTGATCGAATAGAAAATCCTCCTGTGTCCTCGTTGCGATACGTTGtttggaagaacaaaaatCCACCCTGGTGACAACTGGTTTTCGCAGTTTACAGTGGAGTTGCAGATAAAACGGTCACGTAGAATTGTACAGATCCATCTCTGAACCGATGACAACCAAGGAATTTATGATGTTTGTATTCACCTCTTTATGAGTATAAATAGTGGCATAATTCGCACACTGTGTTTTATTGCTCGGATTTATAGCATGGGTATTACTCGGATTTATAGCTGGAGTGCTTATTTACCTGTACCgagattaagaaaaaaaaatctgacacGTGGAAATCTTTGTGTTTAGCAAGCTACCATATGTCCAAGTAGGTCGCCAAAAGAAGGGTCCGGGGTTTTAAGGCTCCTGACGCGTGCCTGTAGTTTCTGAAGGCTGCTTGTATTCAATGCTTGCCAACAACCCTCATGTACACCGGCCACCTTTCATCCGAATGGCAGCATTTATGGCGGATTTATTGCGATCTGGAGCAATGGGAGGAGTGGCACCGCAGCACGGCAAACGCGTACACAGCCACACTGGTCCGGTCCGGCCAGTGAACAACGTGCACTGCGCAGCACAACTTCAAAAAATTTGGGTACAATTTACCGCGATACTACTTTCGTGTTGACACTGCCGGTCTCCTTATTTTAAACAGTGACTCTGTCTCATCGTGATTTCGAAATAAAAAAGCAGATCATTTTTGCTGATCGCCTCACTCCTGTGATCATGTCATTGCCAATGTGCCATTGAAAAGTTCCAGTCCCAGCAGTAAACATTTTATAAACAAAGGGCTTCACGCAATGACCCTTTGTTACTGTGGATACCAGATACGGTGTCCTTGATGTAGCTGTGATACAATAGTTTAAGGTACATTAAGGGAGAAAGGCTGAGATATATATAACGGAAGCAGTCGCGCAAACCGCAATGCCTCGTggcggggaggaaggaggacgAATCATGGCAGCTTGCTGTTCTTTGCTGATGCTGTTCCCCACAGGCAGCTTGTGTTACTGCTGCCTTTCATAATGCAGTATCAATTAGTCTTTGTCCACAAGTTACCTTCTGGATCCACAGCCACATGCAGATGCACGCagcctttcttttttcttccaaagAATCATACTTGAGATTAGTATACTCTGCACTCTTGGTTTAAACAATGCATGATGTTAATTGTTAGATTTTCTATCGATTCGCTTTACAGAACACTCTCTTTAGCTGTTCTCTGTGAGCATGTGCATGTACAAATTTGTTTCGCACTTTGTAGCTTGAACCGATAATGTTTGCTCAAATTTGGTAGATCCACTCGACAAGTCTTTCTCAAGTTGTGACAGGAGAGACAGCAGGGAAAAGAACACCGGCTAAGTATGGGCAACTGTAAGAATTCTGGGCAGCATAAAACGGATATATCATCTGGTTGTGTTGTTATTCTTTTGTCGTTTTAAAATTATTTGGGTCATATTCAGAGCATATCACTGCATTCCTACCACTTGAATTTGAAGGGTCAAATTCCTTTTCCAGGCACATGGTTTACCTGCCCCAAAGTTCGTCTACACAAGGGTACTCTCTACACAACATGCAAAAGTGAACACAATGATTTCTCGTAGCAAAAGCATATCAATCCCTGCCAGTCTTACCATGGATAAAAGCAAATCACAATACAAGCTCACCTGGCAATGCTTTGATCCTCGTGACAGATTGCACCTTTGGCATCTTTCATCAGCAAAGCAAGATGATAGTGAAGGAATTTTAACCAGAAGCCTCTCCCAAGAGAGATCTTGCAACTTGTCATGCAGAAGACAGGAACAAGAAACAGACAATACCCGCATCAGCCTAGCACCTTTCCAAATAATACTGCAGAATTATTCAATTAATGCCAAGCAGTATATTTGACTATCGTCCTTccgaaagaaaagaaaaaactattGTGAACCATCTTAAAACAGCCTGGTGGCCAGTGAACTACAAGCCAAATGACAATGAGTATGTAGAATAATTGCATTGTTAACTGTACATCACATTCTTTACTGAAGAAGGAACATGCTCCCCGCAAGAAGGCCACCTACTATATATAATACAGACAGGGTCATGCCCTTTACCATACCTTAGATTCTCTAATGTTCCATAGTTCCAGAATTTCCAGTAGTTTGGGAAAATcatgtaacaaaaaaaaagaaaaatagaaacatATTGCCCCAGCACCCAGCAACCACTATGATTGGCATGGTGTTACGAAGTGATGGCGGACACCCATGCAAATCTGAAATTCTCAAAAGGGCAATCCACACAACAGAACTTGATTGAAATTTTAATACTAATAAAATTCCCAATTCTCAAATAGTATTTGATAGAATATAGatagaaaaaacaagaaaaaagctACATCACGCAACTCTAGAAATTTTACAGCTGAATTGAATGTTTAGTTTGTCACATATGAGTACAAATGCAACTGCAGAATTCATCTATGCAAATACTACCAATCTTAGGGTCAATTGCATCAATGTGACACCATAAATCTCAAAACTTCAGTGTGACACAACGAGATAGAGTGTgcatggttttcttttttcatccaGAGACCGGCAGGAACAGTGCCCTTCTACTAGCAGAAAAAGAGATCAATTACATGCAGGTGTCCATGGGGATTGTGACATGCGTAAAAAGCAAAGATATAAGGTGGGTTGCGAGATAACATTGGCAATACGTAAGTCTAGTTCATGCTAACAATTCTGAAGTAACAATGTCCACAAAAATCCCAACAGAAAAACGATAGAGGAAGGAATCATGCAAAGGAGAAACAGACATAAAGGAAAAAGGGGAAAGGAATGTGTGGACCTGTGGTGACCAACAGAGTAGGAGGGCCAGCATTGTTTCACCTCACCTCTCAAGTGACAGTATCATACACATTCTCACAAGCTTTATCGAGCACATGGGGATGGGGATCGGGCAAGACTCCAATCCAGAATTATATTAGTAGGTCCCACTAGCATGCCAACCCAGtaacctgaaaaaaaaaatagcagtaGTGAATTCCACGCTGTAATGCCCAAGCTGTAATGATGTGCTCGATAGGGTCAAAGTCCAACCACACATTAGAGACCTGCTATTCTGCTTATACTTAAGTATAT
The Brachypodium distachyon strain Bd21 chromosome 2, Brachypodium_distachyon_v3.0, whole genome shotgun sequence genome window above contains:
- the LOC100841207 gene encoding probable LRR receptor-like serine/threonine-protein kinase IRK, giving the protein MAAATSAAPALLLGALLLVAAATTAALTDDVLALVVFKTGVADPLGRLAAWTEDDDRPCSWPGVGCDARTGRVTSLSLAAESLSGRLPRALLRLDALLTLSLPGNNLSGPVLPSLLGSLTRLRSLDLSSNRLAAAVPADLFAQCREIRSLSLAHNELSGYIPTDVASCSSLVSLNLSSNRLAGPIPDGLWSLPSLRSLDLSGNALSGSVPGGFPRSSSLRAVDLSHNLFAGEIPADIGEAALLKSLDLGRNFFTGGLPDSLRRLSGLRFLGVGSNALVGEVPAWIGEMWALERLDLSGNRFTGAIPDDIANCKNMVEADLSRNALTGELPWWVFGLPLQSVSVAGNKLYGWVKVPGDAALSLRSLDLSSNGFSGGIPPQIPTFASLQSLNLSSNSISGQMPAGIGGMRLLEVLDASANHLNGSMPPEIGGAVALRELRMGRNSLTGRIPAQIGSCRSLVALDFSHNEFTGSIPSALGNLTSLQVVNLSQNKLNGTLPVELSNLPSLHIFDVSHNSLSGGLPKSRFFDNIPAYFLSDNSGLCSSRKNNSCSTVMPKPIVLNPNSSLNPLSQATPSSPSSMHHKKIILSVSTLIAIAGGAAIAIGVITVTVLNRRVRAAASRSKPAIALSDDYLSQSPENDASSGKLVMFGKGSPEFSAGGHALLNKDCELGRGGFGAVYKTVLRDGQPVAIKKLTVSSLVKSRDDFERQVKLLSKVRHHNIVTLRGFYWTSSLQLLIYDYLPGGNLHKHLHECTEENSLSWMERFDIIIGVARGLMHLHQHGVVHYNLKSSNVLLDSNGEPRVGDYGLAKLLPMLDRYVLSSKIQSALGYMAPEFTCKTVKITEKCDVYGFGVLALEILTGRRPVEYLEDDVVVLCDVVRSALEEDRLEDCMDQRLCGEFPMEEAIPIIKLGLVCTSQVPSNRPDMGEVVSILELVRNPQESPGDELV